One Nitrospina watsonii DNA segment encodes these proteins:
- a CDS encoding transketolase C-terminal domain-containing protein, translated as MTEQTATQKKEEWVPKGDLQKVVDPVWLLNEAPRETQFITGSEAAREAIRRCNVDCAISYPITPQSETMQQVGYLYDEGYLKDYYRAEEEIGVMTAIGGASRAGVRSLTATSGPGLMRGMEAIASWPGARTPLVLLNMCRVINTPLAIQPDNIEISFLLNTGILHAHAEHQQDFFDYTLAAFMVSEEVDVTLPAVVSVDGFFVTHARGKVSMPSEEFKLPPRDGWRSAVPAMDNENPPARLSRDAPIQKSNFISYHMHASWQQEVFAAVERSARHWRKYIGDLIEVVNPDAEEFLIASGSAVSQSREAVRQEGEAGRKVGLVKVKTIRPWPRKEIIAAVKHAKRILIPEFNQAGWLHKEVCSTLYGKCDAQISGGPRVYGGMTMPTEMILDWLAEARKGNLQ; from the coding sequence ATGACCGAGCAAACTGCAACCCAAAAAAAGGAGGAATGGGTCCCCAAAGGCGACTTGCAAAAAGTCGTGGACCCGGTGTGGTTGTTGAACGAAGCGCCGCGTGAAACCCAGTTCATCACCGGGAGTGAAGCGGCACGGGAAGCCATCCGTCGCTGCAATGTGGATTGTGCCATCTCCTATCCCATCACCCCGCAGAGTGAGACCATGCAGCAGGTGGGTTATCTCTACGATGAAGGGTATCTGAAAGACTACTATCGGGCGGAAGAAGAAATCGGCGTCATGACGGCCATTGGCGGTGCATCACGCGCTGGCGTGCGCTCCTTGACGGCGACCTCCGGTCCCGGTCTGATGCGCGGCATGGAAGCCATTGCCTCCTGGCCCGGCGCGCGGACTCCTCTGGTTCTGCTGAACATGTGCCGCGTCATCAACACGCCGCTGGCCATTCAGCCGGACAACATCGAAATTTCCTTTTTGCTGAATACCGGCATCCTGCATGCCCACGCCGAACACCAGCAGGACTTCTTCGATTACACCCTCGCCGCTTTCATGGTGTCTGAGGAAGTCGATGTCACCCTGCCGGCGGTCGTTTCGGTTGACGGCTTTTTCGTCACCCACGCCCGCGGTAAAGTGTCCATGCCTTCGGAAGAATTCAAACTGCCGCCGCGTGATGGCTGGCGTTCTGCCGTACCGGCCATGGACAACGAGAACCCGCCGGCGCGGTTGTCCCGTGACGCTCCCATTCAGAAGTCCAACTTCATCAGCTATCACATGCATGCGAGCTGGCAGCAGGAAGTCTTTGCCGCCGTCGAGCGTTCCGCCCGGCACTGGCGCAAGTACATCGGCGACCTGATCGAAGTGGTCAACCCGGATGCCGAGGAGTTTCTCATTGCTTCCGGCTCGGCCGTTTCCCAGTCCCGCGAAGCCGTCCGTCAGGAAGGCGAAGCCGGCCGCAAGGTGGGCCTGGTCAAAGTCAAGACCATCCGCCCCTGGCCGCGGAAGGAGATCATCGCCGCCGTCAAGCATGCCAAGCGGATTCTGATTCCGGAATTCAATCAGGCCGGCTGGCTGCACAAGGAAGTCTGTTCCACCCTGTACGGCAAGTGCGACGCCCAGATCTCCGGGGGTCCCCGGGTCTATGGCGGCATGACCATGCCGACGGAAATGATTCTGGATTGGCTGGCGGAAGCCCGCAAAGGCAATCTTCAATAA